Proteins from a genomic interval of Sugiyamaella lignohabitans strain CBS 10342 chromosome C, complete sequence:
- the AAH1 gene encoding adenine deaminase (Adenine deaminase (adenine aminohydrolase); converts adenine to hypoxanthine; involved in purine salvage; transcriptionally regulated by nutrient levels and growth phase; Aah1p degraded upon entry into quiescence via SCF and the proteasome; GO_component: GO:0005737 - cytoplasm [Evidence IEA,IEA,IEA]; GO_component: GO:0005737 - cytoplasm [Evidence IDA] [PMID 14562095]; GO_component: GO:0005829 - cytosol [Evidence IBA]; GO_component: GO:0005634 - nucleus [Evidence IEA,IEA,IEA]; GO_component: GO:0005634 - nucleus [Evidence IDA] [PMID 14562095]; GO_function: GO:0000034 - adenine deaminase activity [Evidence IEA,IEA,IEA]; GO_function: GO:0000034 - adenine deaminase activity [Evidence IDA,IMP] [PMID 1577682]; GO_function: GO:0019239 - deaminase activity [Evidence IEA]; GO_function: GO:0016787 - hydrolase activity [Evidence IEA]; GO_function: GO:0046872 - metal ion binding [Evidence IEA]; GO_function: GO:0008270 - zinc ion binding [Evidence IEA]; GO_process: GO:0006146 - adenine catabolic process [Evidence IEA,IEA]; GO_process: GO:0006146 - adenine catabolic process [Evidence IDA,IMP] [PMID 1577682]; GO_process: GO:0043103 - hypoxanthine salvage [Evidence IEA]; GO_process: GO:0043103 - hypoxanthine salvage [Evidence IDA,IMP] [PMID 1577682]; GO_process: GO:0009117 - nucleotide metabolic process [Evidence IEA]; GO_process: GO:0009168 - purine ribonucleoside monophosphate biosynthetic process [Evidence IEA]; GO_process: GO:0043101 - purine-containing compound salvage [Evidence IDA,IMP] [PMID 1577682]) has protein sequence MTVSDFDSFLTELPKCEHHVHLEGTLSPELLIDLAKRNNIKLPEEHPPTIEALYDRYSKFSCLQDFLDHYYVGMSVLIYEKDFEDLAYNYFVKAHQDGVHHAEVFFDPQAHLERGIKLTDVVSGITKARTRAESDFGITTKLIMCFLRHIPSSDALTTLHAAVPHITTGHITGIGLDSSELGFPPHLFKEAYATARELNLELNYTAHAGEEGDHTYVLGALDDLKVERIDHGIRSADDDATLKRLAANNTLLTVCPMSNLKLRAVKSIGDIPLRKFLEYGVPFSINSDDPAYFGGYILDNYKEVHKHFNFDLATWIKIAENNIHGSWINQDRKDVLLARVADVRKKYIHLA, from the coding sequence ATGACCGTTAGTGACTTTGATTCTTTTCTTACCGAGTTACCCAAATGTGAGCACCACGTTCATTTGGAGGGAACGCTGAGTCCCGAACTGCTCATCGATTTAGCTAAACGGAACAATATCAAGCTCCCGGAAGAACATCCTCCAACCATAGAGGCCCTATACGATCGTTATTCGAAGTTCAGTTGTCTTCAAGATTTCCTTGATCATTATTATGTTGGTATGTCTGTTCTGATCTATGAAAAAGATTTCGAAGATTTGGCTTACAACTACTTTGTCAAGGCCCACCAAGATGGTGTTCATCATGCCGAAGTTTTCTTTGATCCTCAGGCCCATCTAGAACGAGGAATTAAACTCACTGATGTGGTCTCTGGTATCACTAAAGCCCGTACTAGAGCAGAGTCTGATTTTGGTATCACCACTAAACTCATCATGTGTTTCCTCAGACATATCCCCTCGTCTGATGCTCTAACTACATTACATGCTGCTGTTCCTCATATCACTACTGGCCACATTACTGGTATTGGTCTTGACTCCAGTGAATTAGGTTTCCCACCACACTTATTTAAGGAAGCTTATGCTACTGCTCGTGAGCTTAACTTGGAGCTGAACTATACCGCACATGCAGGTGAAGAGGGTGACCATACATATGTCCTAGGAGCTCTAGACGATTTGAAGGTGGAACGTATTGATCACGGTATCCGatctgctgatgatgatgcaaCTCTAAAGAGGCTAGCGGCAAATAATACGCTATTGACTGTCTGCCCTATGTCTAATCTTAAACTGAGAGCGGTCAAGTCTATTGGCGACATCCCACTTCGCAAGTTCCTGGAGTACGGCGTTCCattcagcatcaacagcgaTGACCCAGCTTATTTTGGCGGATACATTTTAGACAACTATAAAGAAGTGCACAAGCATTTCAACTTCGACCTTGCAACATGGATTAAGATCGCCGAAAACAACATCCATGGCAGTTGGATCAATCAAGACCGCAAAGACGTTCTTCTCGCTAGAGTGGCCGATGTGAGAAAGAAATACATCCACCTTGCCTAA
- the DSE4 gene encoding Dse4p (Daughter cell-specific secreted protein with similarity to glucanases; degrades cell wall from the daughter side causing daughter to separate from mother; GO_component: GO:0030428 - cell septum [Evidence IDA] [PMID 12455695]; GO_component: GO:0005618 - cell wall [Evidence IEA,IEA]; GO_component: GO:0005576 - extracellular region [Evidence IEA]; GO_component: GO:0005576 - extracellular region [Evidence ISS] [PMID 11747810]; GO_component: GO:0009277 - fungal-type cell wall [Evidence IDA] [PMID 11935221]; GO_function: GO:0042973 - glucan endo-1,3-beta-D-glucosidase activity [Evidence IGI] [PMID 12455695]; GO_function: GO:0052861 - glucan endo-1,3-beta-glucanase activity, C-3 substituted reducing group [Evidence IEA,IEA]; GO_function: GO:0052862 - glucan endo-1,4-beta-glucanase activity, C-3 substituted reducing group [Evidence IEA,IEA]; GO_function: GO:0016787 - hydrolase activity [Evidence IEA]; GO_function: GO:0016798 - hydrolase activity, acting on glycosyl bonds [Evidence IEA]; GO_process: GO:0016998 - cell wall macromolecule catabolic process [Evidence IEA]; GO_process: GO:0007109 - cytokinesis, completion of separation [Evidence IEP,ISS] [PMID 11747810]; GO_process: GO:0007109 - cytokinesis, completion of separation [Evidence IMP] [PMID 16328626]; GO_process: GO:0008152 - metabolic process [Evidence IEA]), with protein MFNEIRNQLHNLHHRGDNNNDTPPPIPPRPAFIDAQAQAAMSMKSAPQPHSRPSSSGPPGPSRFNGNPFVPIGTPISDVFQRKPHPLPFQHGSQCAVQTNKFYANLFLDQKTLPAFPHPYAVWWSKTPDLLGFAVSHCTESQRVFGNDPNDDPAQYYFNPAGIQSANLGACEFNQDNVTLSTDSYTPLSVSVTLALTSNNSSRIDIPLASGIGFITGIYRNLTPQIQSLVGFQSVEPAPCPINGIDKYTLRLFNGVSWVLYVSAANGHDQLPKFSLRDNNHLVANVRVGDIGIVVQVGSCPQGAENVYDDAAGAYAVSAELQGNIFNDGSKGMYKIQYHVQGRSRAGQKTLIYALPHHVESFTQATASTRTNILLDSTTMGKMTACVTDNLEMEEDLPNFIGFLPWAQNITNKSDANFEFGKYSSEDLDLLRRTAEQELEQDMKGQGCLDSMYFSGKGIDKFAFVLIVAKYILKDDALTQKGLTKLKDVFAVFSRNQQQNPLVYDTTFKGLISVAGYNDPNADFGNTYYNDHHFHYGYFFHAAAVIGQLDKEYGGNWINENRVYVNSLLRDTSNYGEDKEFPISRSFDWFVGHSWAKGLFLSGDGKDEESTSEDYHFAYGVKLWGLVSGDAAMESRGNLMIAIMRRAMNKYMLFEDDNCIQPKKVLKNKVSGITFENKIDHATYFGMNPEYVQGIHMIPVTPVSSYVRSPKFVKEEWDQIIQHIVDKVDSGWKGILMINLALFDPKASYRFFSTNFNPQWLDGGMSLTWCLAFAKGVC; from the coding sequence ATGTTCAACGAGATTCGGAATCAGCTTCACAATCTTCACCACCGAGGAGACAATAACAATGACACTCCTCCTCCCATCCCACCGCGTCCTGCTTTTATCGACGCTCAGGCCCAGGCGGCCATGTCCATGAAGTCTGCTCCTCAACCACATTCAAGACCAAGTTCCAGTGGTCCTCCTGGTCCTTCAAGATTCAATGGTAATCCTTTTGTGCCCATTGGCACGCCAATTTCAGACGTATTCCAACGCAAACCACATCCACTGCCTTTCCAACATGGCTCACAATGTGCTGTCCAGACTAACAAGTTTTATGCCAATCTGTTTCTAGATCAGAAAACTCTCCCAGCTTTTCCTCATCCCTATGCTGTCTGGTGGTCGAAAACTCCTGATCTATTAGGGTTTGCAGTTTCTCATTGCACTGAGAGCCAAAGGGTATTTGGCAATGATCCCAATGATGATCCAGCTCAATACTATTTCAATCCAGCAGGAATTCAGTCAGCTAATCTCGGTGCTTGTGAGTTCAATCAGGACAATGTTACACTTTCTACAGACTCTTATACACCCCTTTCAGTTAGCGTCACCCTTGCTTTGACAAGCAACAATTCGAGCAGAATTGATATCCCACTGGCGTCTGGAATTGGATTCATTACTGGTATTTATCGAAACTTGACTCCTCAAATTCAATCTCTGGTTGGGTTTCAATCAGTTGAACCAGCTCCCTGTCCAATAAATGGAATTGACAAGTATACACTTCGTTTATTTAACGGTGTGAGTTGGGTATTATATGTGTCGGCTGCCAATGGCCATGATCAATTGCCCAAATTTTCGCTTAGAGATAACAATCACCTTGTAGCTAATGTCAGAGTAGGGGACATTGGCATAGTTGTTCAAGTCGGATCTTGCCCTCAAGGAGCCGAGAACGTATATGACGATGCAGCAGGTGCTTatgctgtttctgctgaACTACAAGGcaatattttcaatgatGGTAGCAAAGGCATGTATAAAATTCAATACCACGTACAAGGTCGTAGTAGAGCGGGTCAAAAGACTCTTATTTATGCTCTACCTCATCATGTTGAGTCTTTCACACAAGCGACTGCCTCGACTAGAacaaatattttattagaTTCTACTACCATGGGCAAAATGACTGCATGTGTTACCGACAATCTCGAGATGGAGGAAGATTTGCCAAATTTTATAGGTTTCTTGCCGTGGGCGCAAAATATCACCAACAAATCAGATGCAAATTTCGAGTTTGGCAAGTATAGTTCGGAAGACCTAGATCTCTTGAGGAGAACAGCGGAACAGGAGCTCGAGCAAGATATGAAGGGTCAAGGCTGCTTGGACTCCATGTATTTCAGTGGTAAAGGAATTGACAAGTTTGCATTTGTTCTGATTGTCGCTAAATATATTCTTAAAGATGATGCTCTTACTCAAAAGGGATTGACGAAGTTAAAAGATGTTTTTGCAGTATTTTCTAGGAACCAACAACAGAACCCGTTAGTATACGATACCACATTCAAGGGATTAATTTCTGTTGCTGGTTACAACGATCCTAACGCCGACTTTGGAAATACTTACTATAACGATCACCATTTCCATTATGGATACTTCTtccatgctgctgcagttATCGGCCAGTTGGACAAAGAGTATGGCGGTAATTGGATCAACGAAAACAGAGTATATGTGAACTCTCTACTACGTGATACATCTAATTACGGAGAAGACAAGGAATTTCCCATTTCGAGATCTTTTGATTGGTTTGTTGGCCATTCCTGGGCAAAGGGGCTGTTCCTCTCAGGCGATGGAAAAGACGAGGAGTCGACGTCAGAGGACTATCACTTTGCATATGGTGTTAAACTGTGGGGATTAGTCTCAGGAGACGCTGCTATGGAAAGTCGTGGCAACCTGATGATTGCTATCATGAGAAGGGCTATGAACAAGTACATGCTATTCGAAGACGATAATTGCATCCAGCCTAAAAAGGTACTCAAGAATAAAGTTAGTGGGATTACTTTCGAGAACAAGATTGACCATGCAACATATTTTGGTATGAATCCAGAGTATGTACAAGGTATTCACATGATCCCAGTAACTCCAGTATCGTCATATGTGAGGAGTCCCAAGTTTGTCAAAGAAGAATGGGACCAGATAATTCAGCACATAGTAGATAAGGTCGACAGTGGATGGAAGGGAATTTTGATGATCAATCTCGCACTGTTTGATCCCAAGGCGAGTTACAGGTTTTTCAGCACCAACTTCAATCCCCAGTGGCTAGATGGAGGTATGTCGCTCACATGGTGTCTTGCATTTGCAAAGGGAGTCTGTTAA